A segment of the Flavobacteriales bacterium genome:
CGCTCCGGTTGCGCCTTCGGAAGCAGGGTCTGCTGCAGGCTCCGCAGCATGTTCTTCAACTCGATCATCGATGGTGCCCAACAGCACTGGCCAGCGCATCATCGGCTTATCGTCCTTCATGCTCTCAGGCGTCAGCGAAGGGATCAGGCGCTCGGCACGGTCGAGCAACGAGACAAAGAGGCTGCGCGAGAAGACCATGGCGTAGGGCTGTTTCTCGACCAGCAGGGTGAAGAAACCCAGCGGTCGGTGCGGCACATCGCCAAAGCCATCACGGTCCAGATCGTAGCCCGAGTAGCGATCCCAGAAATTCCCGTTCATGGTATTAGGGACCAGCGATCCGTTGGTGCTCACGTCGAAGGTATTGCCTGCGAACGTGTTTCCCTGGAAGTCGCAGTCGATGGCATTGGCGAAGAGCCGAAGCGCCCATCCGTTCAGCCGGAACTCATTGTCGCGCACGCTGATCCGATTGCAGCCATCGATCATGATCCCCGTGGTATTGTCCATGAACGCATTGCCGATGATATCGCCATCGTTGATCTCCTTCAGCAGTAAGCCATAAGCGCTCGCGCCCCGGTTGGCCAGGAAGCGGTTGCGGCGCATGGTGATCACCTTGCTGAACATCACCGCCACGCCGGCACCGTTATCCTCGAATCGGTTGTCCTCATAAGCGTCACGGTGACTGAACATGAAGTGCAGGCCGTAGCGCAGATTGTGCAAGGATGTGTTGCCGGTGATGCGCGAGTCAGTGACGAACTCGAAGTAGATGCCGTCCCGGTGGTATTCGATCCGATTGTTGCGGATGGTGGCATTGCTGCATTTCCACAAGTGGATGCCATTGGCCATGAAGTCCTCCGCACCCCGCTCTCCCAGCACAGTATTGCCCTCGACCAACGCATCCTTGACACCGCTGAGGTATATGGCGAAGAAGCACCTGTCCAGAAAATTGTCCGCGATCACCACGCCACGGCACTCGTTCACCTTGATGCCCGACATGTCGTCCAGATTGCTTCGTCGTGAGCCACGGATGGTGAAGCCACGGACAGTCACATGGTCGGCGGTGATCAGCAGTGCATCATCCTCACCACCACCATCGATCAACGCATCAGTTCCGCCCAGCAGTACCAGCGAACGATCCACCCGGATGCTTCCTTCGCTCACAATGCCCTCCACCAGAACAGTATCGCCCACGGCCGCTCCGTTAATCACGATCTGCAGCGAAGCACCGGGTCTGCTGCGGTACCGCCATGTGCGGGCATCCACATGCGCCGCGTTCAGACAGGCCAGCAACAGGATCAGCAGTTCCCTCATCCTTTCGTTTTCACTCGGCTAGCTGTAGGCGCACTGAGGCCCAATCCATGGGCTCGACCTCTCCTCG
Coding sequences within it:
- a CDS encoding nitrous oxide reductase family maturation protein NosD; translation: MRELLILLLACLNAAHVDARTWRYRSRPGASLQIVINGAAVGDTVLVEGIVSEGSIRVDRSLVLLGGTDALIDGGGEDDALLITADHVTVRGFTIRGSRRSNLDDMSGIKVNECRGVVIADNFLDRCFFAIYLSGVKDALVEGNTVLGERGAEDFMANGIHLWKCSNATIRNNRIEYHRDGIYFEFVTDSRITGNTSLHNLRYGLHFMFSHRDAYEDNRFEDNGAGVAVMFSKVITMRRNRFLANRGASAYGLLLKEINDGDIIGNAFMDNTTGIMIDGCNRISVRDNEFRLNGWALRLFANAIDCDFQGNTFAGNTFDVSTNGSLVPNTMNGNFWDRYSGYDLDRDGFGDVPHRPLGFFTLLVEKQPYAMVFSRSLFVSLLDRAERLIPSLTPESMKDDKPMMRWPVLLGTIDDRVEEHAAEPAADPASEGATGAVLLICTIAAVLVSRRLIVPHD